One Pygocentrus nattereri isolate fPygNat1 chromosome 12, fPygNat1.pri, whole genome shotgun sequence DNA window includes the following coding sequences:
- the zgc:136908 gene encoding zgc:136908 isoform X1, giving the protein MPATGATDQKAEDFSTAILKQKSRPNRLIVDEANNEDNSIVCLSQAKMEELQLFRGDTVVLRGRKRRQTVCIVLTDDTCGDERVRMNRVTRNNLRVRLGDVISIHACPDVKYGKRIHVLPIDDTIEGLTGNLFDVFLKPYFLEAYRPVHKGDIFLVRGGMRAVEFKVVETDPTPHCIVAPDTIIHCEGEPIKREDEEESLNDIGYDDIGGCRKQLAQIKEMVELPLRHPGLFKAIGVKPPRGILLYGPPGTGKTLVARAVANETGAFFFLINGPEIMSKLAGESESNLRKAFEEAEKNAPAIIFIDELDAIAPKREKTHGEVERRIVSQLLTLMDGLKQRVHVVVMAATNRPNSVDPALRRFGRFDREIDIGIPDSTGRLEILQIHTKNMKLADDVDLERIATDTHGHVGADLAALCSEAALQAIRKKMTLIDLEDDTIDADLLNSLAVTMDDFRWALSQSNPSALRETVVEVPQVNWEDIGGLDEVKRELQELVQYPVEYPDKFLKFGMTPSRGVLFYGPPGCGKTLLAKAIANECQANFVSIKGPELLTMWFGESEANVRDVFDKARQAAPCILFFDELDSIAKSRGGGAGDAGGAADRVINQILTEMDGMTNKKNVFIIGATNRPDIIDPAILRPGRLDQLIYIPLPDTPSRTAILRANLRKSPVAKDVDLPYLSRITEGFSGADLTEICQRACKLAIREAIEAEIRAERERQSRKDPAMDDDFDPVPEIRKDHFEEAMRFARRSVSDNDIRKYEMFAQTLQQSRGFGNFRFPSNSQSGGGQGSGQGSGGHYRDDGDDDLYQ; this is encoded by the exons ATGCCTGCTACCGGAGCAACTGA TCAAAAGGCAGAGGATTTCTCAACAGCTATACTGAAGCAAAAGAGCCGGCCAAATAGGCTGATAGTGGACGAGGCTAACAATGAGGACAACAGCATCGTGTGCCTGTCTCAG GCAAAGATGGAGGAGCTACAGTTGTTTCGTGGAGACACAGTGGTCCTGCGTGGCCGCAAGCGACGCCAGACCGTCTGCATCGTCCTCACAGACGACACCTGCGGAGACGAGCGTGTGCGCATGAACCGTGTCACACGCAACAATCTACGTGTGCGCCTTGGTGATGTCATCAG CATACATGCCTGTCCTGATGTGAAATATGGGAAACGCATTCACGTCCTGCCCATTGACGACACCATCGAGGGACTGACTGGGAAcctgtttgatgtttttctcaAGCCTTACTTCCTGGAGGCCTACAGACCCGTCCACAAAG GTGATATATTTCTGGTTAGAGGAGGGATGAGAGCAGTAGAATTCAAGGTAGTGGAGACAGATCCCACTCCCCACTGCATTGTTGCCCCAGATACCATCATCCACTGTGAGGGAGAGCCAATCAAACGAGAG GATGAGGAGGAGAGTCTGAATGATATCGGCTATGATGATATTGGTGGCTGCCGTAAACAGCTGGCTCAGATTAAAGAGATGGTAGAGCTTCCGCTCAGACACCCCGGCCTTTTCAAAGCCATCGGCGTGAAG CCCCCACGAGGAATTCTCCTGTACGGACCACCCGGCACAGGGAAGACTTTAGTGGCCCGAGCTGTTGCTAACGAGACGGGAGCGTTCTTCTTCCTTATCAATG GTCCAGAGATCATGAGTAAGCTGGCAGGAGAATCCGAGAGCAACCTGAGGAAGGCTTTTGAGGAGGCAGAAAAGAATGCCCCTGCTATTATCTTCATTGACGAGTTGGATGCAATTGCTCCaaaaagagagaag ACCCACGGTGAAGTGGAGCGGCGCATCGTCTCTCAGTTGCTCACCCTGATGGATGGATTGAAGCAACGTGTTCACGTCGTCGTCATGGCAGCCACCAACAGACCCAACAGTGTGGATCCAGCCTTACGCCGCTTCG GTCGGTTTGACCGCGAGATTGATATCGGCATCCCTGACTCTACGGGCCGCCTGGAGATTCTACAGATTCACACCAAGAACATGAAACTGGCTGATGACGTGGATCTGGAACGG aTCGCCACAGATACACATGGACATGTGGGTGCAGATCTGGCAGCACTGTGCTCTGAAGCAGCTCTGCAGGCCATCAGGAAGAAGATGACCCTGATTGACTTGGAAGACGACACCATCGACGCAGACCTGCTCAACTCTCTGGCTGTCACCATGGATGACTTCAGG tgGGCTCTCAGTCAGAGTAACCCCTCTGCTTTGAGGGAGACAGTGGTGGAGGTTCCTCAGGTGAACTGGGAGGACATTGGAGGCCTGGATGAAGTTAAGAGGGAGCTGCAAGAGCTCGTACAg TACCCGGTGGAGTACCCTGACAAGTTCCTGAAGTTTGGGATGACCCCATCCCGAGGAGTGCTCTTCTATGGTCCGCCTGGCTGTGGCAAAACGCTTCTGGCCAAAGCCATTGCCAATGAGTGCCAAGCCAACTTTGTGTCCATTAAAG GTCCAGAGCTTCTCACCATGTGGTTTGGAGAATCAGAGGCCAATGTCAGGGATGTGTTCGACAAG GCTCGTCAGGCCGCTCCATGCATTCTCTTCTTTGACGAGTTGGACTCCATCGCAAAGTCCCGAGGGGGCGGGGCCGGGGACGCAGGGGGTGCAGCCGACCGGGTCATCAACCAGATTCTCACAGAGATGGACGGAATGACCAACAAGAAGAACGTCTTCATCATCGGAGCCACCAACAG gCCGGATATTATTGATCCTGCGATCTTGCGGCCCGGTCGTTTGGATCAGCTGATTTATATTCCTCTGCCAGACACGCCGTCCCGCACGGCCATCCTTAGAGCCAACCTGCGCAAATCACCTGTGGCCAAA GATGTGGACCTGCCGTACCTGTCCCGGATCACAGAGGGGTTTTCGGGGGCTGATCTGACGGAGATTTGTCAAAGAGCCTGTAAACTGGCCATCAGAGAGGCCATTGAGGCCGAGATCCGCGCCGAGAGAGAACGACAGAGCAGGAAGGACCCGGCCATG gATGACGATTTTGATCCTGTTCCTGAGATCAGGAAGGATCATTTTGAGGAGGCTATGCGTTTCGCCCGTCGCTCTGTCAGTGACAACGACATCCGCAAATATGAGATGTTTGCTCAGACTCTACAGCAGAGCCGTGGCTTCGGCAACTTCAG gttTCCTTCTAATTCACAGTCAGGTGGAGGTCAAGGTTCAGGTCAGGGTTCTGGGGGTCATTACAGAGATGATGGAGACGATGACCTCTACCAATAG
- the zgc:136908 gene encoding zgc:136908 isoform X2 has product MEELQLFRGDTVVLRGRKRRQTVCIVLTDDTCGDERVRMNRVTRNNLRVRLGDVISIHACPDVKYGKRIHVLPIDDTIEGLTGNLFDVFLKPYFLEAYRPVHKGDIFLVRGGMRAVEFKVVETDPTPHCIVAPDTIIHCEGEPIKREDEEESLNDIGYDDIGGCRKQLAQIKEMVELPLRHPGLFKAIGVKPPRGILLYGPPGTGKTLVARAVANETGAFFFLINGPEIMSKLAGESESNLRKAFEEAEKNAPAIIFIDELDAIAPKREKTHGEVERRIVSQLLTLMDGLKQRVHVVVMAATNRPNSVDPALRRFGRFDREIDIGIPDSTGRLEILQIHTKNMKLADDVDLERIATDTHGHVGADLAALCSEAALQAIRKKMTLIDLEDDTIDADLLNSLAVTMDDFRWALSQSNPSALRETVVEVPQVNWEDIGGLDEVKRELQELVQYPVEYPDKFLKFGMTPSRGVLFYGPPGCGKTLLAKAIANECQANFVSIKGPELLTMWFGESEANVRDVFDKARQAAPCILFFDELDSIAKSRGGGAGDAGGAADRVINQILTEMDGMTNKKNVFIIGATNRPDIIDPAILRPGRLDQLIYIPLPDTPSRTAILRANLRKSPVAKDVDLPYLSRITEGFSGADLTEICQRACKLAIREAIEAEIRAERERQSRKDPAMDDDFDPVPEIRKDHFEEAMRFARRSVSDNDIRKYEMFAQTLQQSRGFGNFRFPSNSQSGGGQGSGQGSGGHYRDDGDDDLYQ; this is encoded by the exons ATGGAGGAGCTACAGTTGTTTCGTGGAGACACAGTGGTCCTGCGTGGCCGCAAGCGACGCCAGACCGTCTGCATCGTCCTCACAGACGACACCTGCGGAGACGAGCGTGTGCGCATGAACCGTGTCACACGCAACAATCTACGTGTGCGCCTTGGTGATGTCATCAG CATACATGCCTGTCCTGATGTGAAATATGGGAAACGCATTCACGTCCTGCCCATTGACGACACCATCGAGGGACTGACTGGGAAcctgtttgatgtttttctcaAGCCTTACTTCCTGGAGGCCTACAGACCCGTCCACAAAG GTGATATATTTCTGGTTAGAGGAGGGATGAGAGCAGTAGAATTCAAGGTAGTGGAGACAGATCCCACTCCCCACTGCATTGTTGCCCCAGATACCATCATCCACTGTGAGGGAGAGCCAATCAAACGAGAG GATGAGGAGGAGAGTCTGAATGATATCGGCTATGATGATATTGGTGGCTGCCGTAAACAGCTGGCTCAGATTAAAGAGATGGTAGAGCTTCCGCTCAGACACCCCGGCCTTTTCAAAGCCATCGGCGTGAAG CCCCCACGAGGAATTCTCCTGTACGGACCACCCGGCACAGGGAAGACTTTAGTGGCCCGAGCTGTTGCTAACGAGACGGGAGCGTTCTTCTTCCTTATCAATG GTCCAGAGATCATGAGTAAGCTGGCAGGAGAATCCGAGAGCAACCTGAGGAAGGCTTTTGAGGAGGCAGAAAAGAATGCCCCTGCTATTATCTTCATTGACGAGTTGGATGCAATTGCTCCaaaaagagagaag ACCCACGGTGAAGTGGAGCGGCGCATCGTCTCTCAGTTGCTCACCCTGATGGATGGATTGAAGCAACGTGTTCACGTCGTCGTCATGGCAGCCACCAACAGACCCAACAGTGTGGATCCAGCCTTACGCCGCTTCG GTCGGTTTGACCGCGAGATTGATATCGGCATCCCTGACTCTACGGGCCGCCTGGAGATTCTACAGATTCACACCAAGAACATGAAACTGGCTGATGACGTGGATCTGGAACGG aTCGCCACAGATACACATGGACATGTGGGTGCAGATCTGGCAGCACTGTGCTCTGAAGCAGCTCTGCAGGCCATCAGGAAGAAGATGACCCTGATTGACTTGGAAGACGACACCATCGACGCAGACCTGCTCAACTCTCTGGCTGTCACCATGGATGACTTCAGG tgGGCTCTCAGTCAGAGTAACCCCTCTGCTTTGAGGGAGACAGTGGTGGAGGTTCCTCAGGTGAACTGGGAGGACATTGGAGGCCTGGATGAAGTTAAGAGGGAGCTGCAAGAGCTCGTACAg TACCCGGTGGAGTACCCTGACAAGTTCCTGAAGTTTGGGATGACCCCATCCCGAGGAGTGCTCTTCTATGGTCCGCCTGGCTGTGGCAAAACGCTTCTGGCCAAAGCCATTGCCAATGAGTGCCAAGCCAACTTTGTGTCCATTAAAG GTCCAGAGCTTCTCACCATGTGGTTTGGAGAATCAGAGGCCAATGTCAGGGATGTGTTCGACAAG GCTCGTCAGGCCGCTCCATGCATTCTCTTCTTTGACGAGTTGGACTCCATCGCAAAGTCCCGAGGGGGCGGGGCCGGGGACGCAGGGGGTGCAGCCGACCGGGTCATCAACCAGATTCTCACAGAGATGGACGGAATGACCAACAAGAAGAACGTCTTCATCATCGGAGCCACCAACAG gCCGGATATTATTGATCCTGCGATCTTGCGGCCCGGTCGTTTGGATCAGCTGATTTATATTCCTCTGCCAGACACGCCGTCCCGCACGGCCATCCTTAGAGCCAACCTGCGCAAATCACCTGTGGCCAAA GATGTGGACCTGCCGTACCTGTCCCGGATCACAGAGGGGTTTTCGGGGGCTGATCTGACGGAGATTTGTCAAAGAGCCTGTAAACTGGCCATCAGAGAGGCCATTGAGGCCGAGATCCGCGCCGAGAGAGAACGACAGAGCAGGAAGGACCCGGCCATG gATGACGATTTTGATCCTGTTCCTGAGATCAGGAAGGATCATTTTGAGGAGGCTATGCGTTTCGCCCGTCGCTCTGTCAGTGACAACGACATCCGCAAATATGAGATGTTTGCTCAGACTCTACAGCAGAGCCGTGGCTTCGGCAACTTCAG gttTCCTTCTAATTCACAGTCAGGTGGAGGTCAAGGTTCAGGTCAGGGTTCTGGGGGTCATTACAGAGATGATGGAGACGATGACCTCTACCAATAG
- the zgc:136908 gene encoding zgc:136908 isoform X3, with protein MSSGDIFLVRGGMRAVEFKVVETDPTPHCIVAPDTIIHCEGEPIKREDEEESLNDIGYDDIGGCRKQLAQIKEMVELPLRHPGLFKAIGVKPPRGILLYGPPGTGKTLVARAVANETGAFFFLINGPEIMSKLAGESESNLRKAFEEAEKNAPAIIFIDELDAIAPKREKTHGEVERRIVSQLLTLMDGLKQRVHVVVMAATNRPNSVDPALRRFGRFDREIDIGIPDSTGRLEILQIHTKNMKLADDVDLERIATDTHGHVGADLAALCSEAALQAIRKKMTLIDLEDDTIDADLLNSLAVTMDDFRWALSQSNPSALRETVVEVPQVNWEDIGGLDEVKRELQELVQYPVEYPDKFLKFGMTPSRGVLFYGPPGCGKTLLAKAIANECQANFVSIKGPELLTMWFGESEANVRDVFDKARQAAPCILFFDELDSIAKSRGGGAGDAGGAADRVINQILTEMDGMTNKKNVFIIGATNRPDIIDPAILRPGRLDQLIYIPLPDTPSRTAILRANLRKSPVAKDVDLPYLSRITEGFSGADLTEICQRACKLAIREAIEAEIRAERERQSRKDPAMDDDFDPVPEIRKDHFEEAMRFARRSVSDNDIRKYEMFAQTLQQSRGFGNFRFPSNSQSGGGQGSGQGSGGHYRDDGDDDLYQ; from the exons ATGTCATCAG GTGATATATTTCTGGTTAGAGGAGGGATGAGAGCAGTAGAATTCAAGGTAGTGGAGACAGATCCCACTCCCCACTGCATTGTTGCCCCAGATACCATCATCCACTGTGAGGGAGAGCCAATCAAACGAGAG GATGAGGAGGAGAGTCTGAATGATATCGGCTATGATGATATTGGTGGCTGCCGTAAACAGCTGGCTCAGATTAAAGAGATGGTAGAGCTTCCGCTCAGACACCCCGGCCTTTTCAAAGCCATCGGCGTGAAG CCCCCACGAGGAATTCTCCTGTACGGACCACCCGGCACAGGGAAGACTTTAGTGGCCCGAGCTGTTGCTAACGAGACGGGAGCGTTCTTCTTCCTTATCAATG GTCCAGAGATCATGAGTAAGCTGGCAGGAGAATCCGAGAGCAACCTGAGGAAGGCTTTTGAGGAGGCAGAAAAGAATGCCCCTGCTATTATCTTCATTGACGAGTTGGATGCAATTGCTCCaaaaagagagaag ACCCACGGTGAAGTGGAGCGGCGCATCGTCTCTCAGTTGCTCACCCTGATGGATGGATTGAAGCAACGTGTTCACGTCGTCGTCATGGCAGCCACCAACAGACCCAACAGTGTGGATCCAGCCTTACGCCGCTTCG GTCGGTTTGACCGCGAGATTGATATCGGCATCCCTGACTCTACGGGCCGCCTGGAGATTCTACAGATTCACACCAAGAACATGAAACTGGCTGATGACGTGGATCTGGAACGG aTCGCCACAGATACACATGGACATGTGGGTGCAGATCTGGCAGCACTGTGCTCTGAAGCAGCTCTGCAGGCCATCAGGAAGAAGATGACCCTGATTGACTTGGAAGACGACACCATCGACGCAGACCTGCTCAACTCTCTGGCTGTCACCATGGATGACTTCAGG tgGGCTCTCAGTCAGAGTAACCCCTCTGCTTTGAGGGAGACAGTGGTGGAGGTTCCTCAGGTGAACTGGGAGGACATTGGAGGCCTGGATGAAGTTAAGAGGGAGCTGCAAGAGCTCGTACAg TACCCGGTGGAGTACCCTGACAAGTTCCTGAAGTTTGGGATGACCCCATCCCGAGGAGTGCTCTTCTATGGTCCGCCTGGCTGTGGCAAAACGCTTCTGGCCAAAGCCATTGCCAATGAGTGCCAAGCCAACTTTGTGTCCATTAAAG GTCCAGAGCTTCTCACCATGTGGTTTGGAGAATCAGAGGCCAATGTCAGGGATGTGTTCGACAAG GCTCGTCAGGCCGCTCCATGCATTCTCTTCTTTGACGAGTTGGACTCCATCGCAAAGTCCCGAGGGGGCGGGGCCGGGGACGCAGGGGGTGCAGCCGACCGGGTCATCAACCAGATTCTCACAGAGATGGACGGAATGACCAACAAGAAGAACGTCTTCATCATCGGAGCCACCAACAG gCCGGATATTATTGATCCTGCGATCTTGCGGCCCGGTCGTTTGGATCAGCTGATTTATATTCCTCTGCCAGACACGCCGTCCCGCACGGCCATCCTTAGAGCCAACCTGCGCAAATCACCTGTGGCCAAA GATGTGGACCTGCCGTACCTGTCCCGGATCACAGAGGGGTTTTCGGGGGCTGATCTGACGGAGATTTGTCAAAGAGCCTGTAAACTGGCCATCAGAGAGGCCATTGAGGCCGAGATCCGCGCCGAGAGAGAACGACAGAGCAGGAAGGACCCGGCCATG gATGACGATTTTGATCCTGTTCCTGAGATCAGGAAGGATCATTTTGAGGAGGCTATGCGTTTCGCCCGTCGCTCTGTCAGTGACAACGACATCCGCAAATATGAGATGTTTGCTCAGACTCTACAGCAGAGCCGTGGCTTCGGCAACTTCAG gttTCCTTCTAATTCACAGTCAGGTGGAGGTCAAGGTTCAGGTCAGGGTTCTGGGGGTCATTACAGAGATGATGGAGACGATGACCTCTACCAATAG